The genomic window TAGCATGTTTCTATTAATAGTCGGTGTGTTTGGAGCTCTGTTAGCATATCGTGAACGATCTCACTTTCATGATAAACTGGTGTATCGAGATTTAATGCTACAAGACTTCTTAACAGGTCTGCAGAACCATCGGTCTTTTCAAGAACAATTGAAAACTAAGTTAAAAAACAAAAATTCCTTTACTTTGATTTTAGGAGATATAGATTTTTTTAAAGAATTTAATGATAAATATGGTCATATAACTGGTGACGAAGTGTTATGTCGAGTGGCTGCGGTTCTCTCGGCGAAAGCCGAAGAGGAAAAAGGAGTTGCTTTTCGATATGGTGGAGAGGAATTTGCGGTATTACTTCCGAAACAGTCGGATCCGATAATATATATCGAATCGGTTTACAAAGGATTATATGAAACTTGTGATGATGAGCGATTCAGAGTGACGATGAGCTTTGGGGTGGTGACAAAGCAAGCTATGGATGATGGAGAGGATATGTTGGACAGGGTGGACAAACTACTTTATGAAGCGAAACGGACAGGTCGCAATAAAGCGTTATTTGCGGATGGTTCAGTAAAGTATAATAGTACTGCCTAATTTTATTAATACAAGCTATTTGTCTATACAATTCATGATACATATACGTAATCTAGAGTAGGGCATACCTCCTCAATTTATT from Bacillus sp. HMF5848 includes these protein-coding regions:
- a CDS encoding GGDEF domain-containing protein, which encodes MNNVKIITDSKTEFIFSLLRWLFLLMATSLFYIEPLASQIELKKEPFPVLLTLGILYMTVSQIGIWQMNKSRKFAQFIMRAGIVFDYIALIWLLLLTGGVHSPLFPISFLFVMHATIYWKLYGAIFSVLVTLVGYTVILFIQGGNVLVDSFNFAINSMFLLIVGVFGALLAYRERSHFHDKLVYRDLMLQDFLTGLQNHRSFQEQLKTKLKNKNSFTLILGDIDFFKEFNDKYGHITGDEVLCRVAAVLSAKAEEEKGVAFRYGGEEFAVLLPKQSDPIIYIESVYKGLYETCDDERFRVTMSFGVVTKQAMDDGEDMLDRVDKLLYEAKRTGRNKALFADGSVKYNSTA